One segment of Gammaproteobacteria bacterium DNA contains the following:
- the bioB gene encoding biotin synthase BioB has product MNNPVLLSQPLSPVQQPVFHAPAWTVDTVLDLFELPFADLIFRAQQALREHFNPNAIQRSSLLSVKTGNCSEDCGYCSQSKRYQTGLETQRLLSTEEVLAAARAAKEKGAGRFCMGAAWRGPKEKDLPAVMEMVQAVKALGLETCVTLGILKDGQAEQLKEAGLDYYNHNLDTAPEFYGDIVTTHTYQDRLDTLQRVREAGLKICSGGIVGMGETRQHRAGLIAKLANLDPPPESVPINNLVPIPGTPLANSNPIDIFEFVRTIAAARITMPSSYVRLSAGREQMSEAEQALCFLAGANSIFYGDHLLTTSNSQTSLDNGLFQKLGLHGV; this is encoded by the coding sequence ATGAACAACCCAGTCCTTCTCTCCCAACCGCTTTCTCCCGTACAACAGCCCGTTTTCCATGCTCCCGCCTGGACAGTGGATACCGTGCTCGATCTCTTTGAATTACCTTTCGCTGACCTGATCTTTCGAGCGCAACAGGCTCTGCGCGAGCACTTCAATCCCAACGCGATCCAGCGTTCAAGCCTACTCTCGGTCAAAACCGGCAACTGCTCCGAAGATTGCGGCTATTGCTCGCAGTCCAAGCGCTACCAGACGGGCCTGGAAACGCAACGTCTGCTCTCCACCGAGGAAGTCCTGGCGGCGGCCCGGGCCGCCAAAGAAAAGGGCGCTGGCCGATTCTGCATGGGCGCGGCCTGGCGCGGTCCGAAGGAGAAGGACCTGCCGGCGGTCATGGAAATGGTGCAGGCCGTCAAAGCGCTAGGACTGGAAACCTGCGTCACCCTGGGCATCCTCAAGGATGGTCAAGCTGAACAACTGAAGGAAGCCGGCCTGGACTACTACAACCATAATCTCGATACCGCCCCGGAATTTTACGGCGACATCGTCACGACGCACACCTATCAGGACCGGTTGGACACTTTGCAGCGAGTGCGCGAGGCCGGCCTGAAGATTTGCAGCGGCGGCATCGTTGGCATGGGGGAAACACGCCAGCATCGCGCTGGGTTAATTGCGAAACTGGCCAATCTCGATCCACCGCCGGAATCGGTGCCCATTAACAATCTGGTGCCGATTCCAGGAACGCCGCTGGCCAATAGCAATCCCATCGATATTTTCGAATTTGTCCGCACTATCGCTGCCGCGCGCATCACCATGCCGAGCAGCTATGTGCGCCTGTCCGCCGGGCGCGAGCAAATGAGCGAAGCCGAACAGGCGCTGTGTTTTCTGGCGGGCGCCAATTCGATTTTTTATGGCGATCATCTGTTAACCACCAGCAATTCCCAGACATCCCTCGATAATGGGTTATTTCAGAAACTGGGCCTGCACGGCGTCTGA
- a CDS encoding glycosyltransferase has protein sequence MTAHNSRSPLVSVAVPTYNHAPFLQACLESVRNQTYPRLELVIVDDGSTDDTLTIAEQFAADHAGRFEHLTVLRQPNRGVSAASNRAIAACRGEWVHLLGSDDLLYPEKIQVQQQAIADWNEPRLALVYSDVDFIDAEGRVLSSSTRKRPPPRLDHQAYLRLIRYNDVANATVALRREAFLAIGGFDEQLPLEDLDGWLRLSVNHAIARIPGLLAGYRRHEGNASRRQRMMFEANWDTLGKFAEQHGDLIPPALWRACLRRRLRSFLRWARKNARELIPVILGDALLSLTRTPEPVVWRRYAARCRALDA, from the coding sequence ATGACTGCACATAATTCGAGGAGTCCGCTGGTCAGCGTAGCAGTGCCAACTTACAACCACGCGCCTTTTTTGCAGGCCTGCCTGGAATCGGTGCGGAACCAGACCTATCCCCGGCTGGAGTTGGTTATTGTCGACGATGGCTCCACCGACGATACTCTGACGATTGCCGAGCAGTTCGCCGCCGACCATGCTGGGCGTTTCGAACATTTAACCGTTTTGCGTCAGCCCAATCGCGGTGTCAGCGCCGCATCCAACCGCGCCATCGCCGCCTGCCGGGGCGAATGGGTCCACCTGCTCGGCTCCGACGATCTTCTCTATCCCGAAAAGATTCAAGTCCAGCAACAAGCGATTGCCGACTGGAACGAGCCACGCCTGGCGCTCGTCTATTCCGACGTCGATTTCATTGATGCTGAGGGGCGAGTGCTGTCCTCTTCCACTCGGAAGCGGCCGCCGCCGAGACTTGATCACCAAGCCTATCTGCGCCTGATTCGCTATAACGATGTCGCCAACGCTACAGTCGCATTGCGTCGGGAGGCGTTTCTGGCGATCGGCGGCTTTGATGAACAGCTGCCGCTGGAGGACCTGGATGGTTGGCTGCGCTTATCGGTCAATCACGCGATCGCCCGGATTCCTGGCCTGTTGGCCGGTTATCGCCGACACGAGGGCAACGCCAGCCGTCGCCAACGCATGATGTTCGAGGCGAACTGGGATACCTTGGGCAAGTTCGCTGAACAGCATGGCGACTTGATTCCACCAGCGCTCTGGCGAGCCTGCCTGCGCCGCCGACTACGTAGTTTTCTGCGCTGGGCGCGGAAGAATGCGCGTGAATTGATACCGGTGATTCTTGGTGATGCCTTGCTCAGTCTGACGCGCACCCCCGAACCAGTAGTGTGGCGGCGCTACGCCGCGCGGTGCCGAGCGCTCGACGCATAA
- a CDS encoding glutamine amidotransferase has translation MKTVLAIRHVAFEDLGSFAPILVDRGYAIQYLEAGWDDLTALDPLAADLLVVLGGPIGVYEEEAYPFIQDELRLLQARLSARRPTLGICLGCQMIARALGAKVYPGGHKEIGWKPLVLTDAGRASPLAAFADGAPALHWHGDTFDLPEGATLLASTDLYPHQAFTCGSQVLALQFHIETTAKGLERWFIGHACEIAGTPGLKVPILRAETMRYAPGAETRGQQCLKVWLDQAGL, from the coding sequence ATGAAAACTGTTCTCGCCATTCGCCATGTTGCTTTTGAGGATTTAGGCAGTTTTGCGCCCATTTTAGTGGATCGTGGCTACGCGATCCAATATCTGGAAGCTGGTTGGGATGATTTGACCGCGCTCGATCCACTGGCCGCCGATTTACTGGTTGTCCTCGGCGGCCCGATCGGGGTGTACGAGGAAGAGGCTTATCCCTTCATCCAGGACGAGCTACGCTTATTGCAAGCGCGTCTGAGTGCGAGACGCCCGACGCTAGGCATCTGCTTAGGCTGTCAAATGATCGCGCGGGCTTTGGGTGCAAAGGTTTATCCAGGTGGCCATAAGGAGATTGGCTGGAAACCGCTGGTCTTGACCGATGCAGGCCGCGCCAGTCCGCTGGCAGCGTTCGCTGATGGCGCGCCGGCGCTGCATTGGCACGGCGATACTTTCGATCTGCCGGAAGGCGCAACCTTGCTGGCGTCTACCGACCTCTACCCACATCAAGCCTTTACGTGTGGAAGTCAGGTATTGGCCCTACAGTTCCATATCGAAACCACAGCAAAAGGTCTGGAACGCTGGTTTATTGGCCATGCCTGTGAGATCGCTGGTACGCCGGGCTTGAAGGTCCCCATATTGCGCGCGGAAACTATGCGTTATGCGCCGGGAGCGGAAACGCGAGGCCAGCAATGTTTGAAGGTCTGGCTGGATCAAGCAGGATTATGA
- a CDS encoding exopolyphosphatase produces MTERFRLVTRSDMDGLVCAVLLNELKLIDDIKFVHPKDMQDGKIKISDHDITTNLPYVPGVHLAFDHHSSEVLRNEEHDNHIIDPNAPSAARVVFDYYGGKARFSAISDEMMVAVDKADSAQFSKEDILEPKGWELLSFLMDARTGLGRFHNFRISNYQLMMNLIDYCRSHGIDDILQLPDVQERVNIYLEHAPKAKEQIQRCSTVHNNLVVLDLRNEETIWATNRFTIYALFPQTNISIHVMWGFQKQNTVFATGKSILNRTSKTNIGELMLRYGGGGHENAGTCQISHDQANTVLTELIARITQDG; encoded by the coding sequence ATGACTGAAAGATTTCGCTTGGTCACACGCAGCGACATGGATGGCCTGGTGTGCGCGGTTTTGCTCAACGAGTTGAAATTGATTGACGACATCAAGTTTGTGCATCCCAAGGACATGCAGGATGGCAAGATCAAAATCAGCGACCACGACATCACGACGAATCTGCCTTATGTGCCTGGCGTACACCTGGCGTTTGATCATCACTCGTCAGAAGTCCTGCGCAACGAAGAGCATGATAATCATATTATTGACCCGAATGCGCCGTCGGCGGCCCGGGTGGTGTTCGATTATTACGGCGGCAAGGCCCGTTTCTCCGCCATCAGCGATGAAATGATGGTTGCGGTGGACAAAGCGGATTCGGCGCAGTTCTCTAAAGAGGACATTCTTGAACCGAAAGGCTGGGAACTGCTCTCCTTTCTCATGGACGCCCGCACCGGACTTGGACGGTTTCACAATTTCCGGATTTCCAATTACCAGTTGATGATGAATCTCATCGACTATTGCCGCAGCCACGGCATTGACGACATCTTGCAATTGCCAGATGTTCAGGAACGGGTGAATATCTACCTCGAACACGCGCCCAAGGCCAAGGAACAGATTCAACGTTGTAGTACGGTGCATAACAATCTGGTCGTGCTTGATTTGCGCAATGAAGAAACGATATGGGCGACCAACCGGTTTACGATCTATGCGCTGTTCCCGCAAACCAATATCTCGATCCATGTCATGTGGGGTTTTCAAAAACAGAACACGGTGTTCGCCACCGGCAAGTCAATTCTGAACCGGACGTCTAAAACCAATATCGGCGAATTAATGTTGCGCTATGGCGGCGGCGGTCATGAAAACGCCGGCACCTGCCAGATTAGTCACGATCAGGCCAATACCGTATTGACCGAGTTGATTGCGCGCATTACCCAGGATGGCTAA
- a CDS encoding electron transfer flavoprotein-ubiquinone oxidoreductase, protein MERESMEYDVVIVGAGPSGLSAAIRLKQLAAEKDQEINVCVLEKGSEVGAHILSGAVVEPRALNELIPDWKEQGAPLLTPATEDRFLLLTRETSYRLPTPPQMNNHGNYLISLGNLCRWLAEQAEELGVEIYPGFAAAEVLYDDEGTVVGVATGDMGIDREGHQTDQYTPGMELRARYTMFAEGCRGSLTKLLSERFNLREGVDPQTYGIGIKELWEVDPAKHEPGKIVHTVGWPLAASTYGGSFLYHMENNQVAVGFVIGLGYENPHLSPFEEFQRFKTHPDIRPTFEGGRRIAYGARAISAGGIQSIPKLTFPGGVLIGDTAGFLNMPKIKGIHAAMKSGMVAADAVFAAVAAEEPPVEITAYPELLRQSWLWEELYQVRNIKPSFSWGLWAAIVYSALDTYLFRGKAPWTFHHKPDHAKLKKASECPKIEYPKPDGVISFDRLSSVFISNTNHEEDQPCHLTLKDSTVPIQVNLALYDAPEQRYCPAGVYEIVRDSEGKNPRLQINAQNCVHCKTCDIKDPTQNIHWVTPQGGDGPNYPNM, encoded by the coding sequence GTGGAACGCGAAAGTATGGAATATGATGTGGTCATCGTGGGCGCTGGCCCGTCCGGCTTGTCGGCAGCCATTCGTTTGAAGCAGTTGGCTGCGGAGAAGGATCAGGAAATCAATGTCTGCGTCCTCGAAAAAGGCTCCGAAGTCGGCGCCCACATCCTGTCCGGCGCGGTCGTGGAACCCCGTGCTCTGAACGAACTCATCCCGGACTGGAAAGAACAGGGCGCGCCGTTGCTGACGCCAGCGACCGAGGACCGCTTCCTGCTGCTGACCCGAGAGACCTCGTACCGGTTACCGACCCCGCCGCAGATGAACAACCACGGCAATTACCTCATCAGCCTGGGTAATCTGTGCCGCTGGCTGGCTGAGCAAGCGGAAGAACTGGGGGTGGAAATCTACCCCGGTTTCGCCGCTGCCGAAGTGCTTTATGACGATGAGGGTACGGTAGTCGGGGTCGCCACCGGCGATATGGGTATCGACCGGGAAGGTCATCAGACCGACCAATACACGCCTGGCATGGAACTGCGCGCCCGCTACACGATGTTCGCCGAGGGTTGTCGCGGCTCGTTGACCAAGTTGCTGTCCGAGCGCTTCAACCTGCGCGAGGGCGTGGACCCGCAGACCTATGGCATTGGCATCAAGGAATTGTGGGAAGTCGATCCTGCGAAACATGAGCCGGGCAAGATCGTCCATACTGTGGGCTGGCCGCTGGCCGCCAGCACCTATGGGGGTTCCTTCCTCTATCACATGGAAAACAATCAGGTGGCAGTCGGGTTCGTGATTGGCCTGGGCTACGAAAATCCACACTTGTCGCCGTTCGAGGAGTTCCAGCGTTTTAAAACGCATCCCGATATTCGTCCAACATTTGAAGGCGGACGACGCATTGCCTACGGGGCGCGCGCCATCTCCGCCGGCGGCATCCAGTCCATTCCCAAATTGACGTTCCCCGGCGGCGTGCTGATCGGCGACACTGCCGGTTTTCTGAACATGCCCAAGATCAAGGGCATCCATGCCGCGATGAAATCCGGGATGGTCGCTGCCGATGCAGTCTTCGCCGCTGTCGCTGCTGAGGAACCTCCCGTCGAAATCACCGCCTATCCCGAATTGTTGCGGCAAAGCTGGCTGTGGGAAGAACTCTACCAGGTGCGCAATATCAAACCGTCGTTCAGTTGGGGCCTGTGGGCGGCTATTGTCTATTCGGCGCTGGATACTTATCTATTTCGAGGCAAAGCCCCGTGGACTTTCCATCACAAGCCGGATCATGCCAAACTCAAGAAAGCCAGCGAGTGTCCGAAAATCGAGTATCCGAAACCGGATGGCGTGATCAGTTTTGACCGACTGTCCTCGGTATTCATTTCCAACACCAATCACGAGGAAGACCAGCCCTGTCACCTGACGCTGAAGGATTCAACCGTGCCGATCCAGGTCAACCTGGCGCTGTACGATGCGCCGGAGCAGCGCTATTGCCCGGCGGGGGTTTACGAGATCGTCCGGGACAGCGAGGGGAAAAATCCGCGCTTGCAAATCAACGCGCAGAACTGCGTTCATTGCAAGACGTGCGACATTAAGGACCCCACCCAGAATATTCACTGGGTGACGCCACAGGGCGGCGATGGGCCGAATTACCCGAATATGTAA
- a CDS encoding adenosylmethionine--8-amino-7-oxononanoate transaminase, giving the protein MAKGKSFTMTSNADWLNRSLKAVWHPCTQMKWHDDGALPLVPVARGQGAWLYDFDGRRYLDAIGSWWVNLFGHANPRISAAIRDQLDRLEHVILAGFTHAPVVELSERLSALTGGTLGHCFYASDGSSAVEIALKMSAHYWRNHGQPDKHRFVCLTGSYHGETLGTLGVSDVELYKEAYGPLMRHAITVQSPDIRQAKPWESAADFTHRAAAELEAVLKLQHDQISALIVEPLVQGAGGMAMYDPEYLQRARALCDQYRVHLIADEIMVGFGRTGTLFAHEQASIRPDFLCLSKGLTSGYLPLSVALTTDAVYAAFYDDAVTRGFLHSHSFTGNPLACRAALATLDIFVEDHILDRNRAFAEQFTELLAPLANHPRVRHFRQRGMIWALDIDTDRPDFRLRFYREALAREIFLRPLGTTVYFMPPYILDNDEAALLAERAVAALNAALE; this is encoded by the coding sequence ATGGCTAAGGGTAAATCATTCACGATGACCAGCAACGCGGATTGGTTGAACCGCAGTCTGAAAGCGGTCTGGCATCCCTGCACTCAAATGAAATGGCACGACGATGGCGCGTTGCCGTTGGTGCCGGTCGCTCGTGGTCAGGGCGCCTGGTTATATGATTTCGACGGGCGGCGTTACCTGGACGCCATCGGTTCCTGGTGGGTCAATTTGTTCGGCCACGCCAATCCGCGGATTAGCGCCGCCATTCGCGATCAATTGGATCGGCTGGAGCATGTGATTCTGGCCGGCTTTACCCATGCGCCAGTGGTGGAGTTGTCGGAACGGCTGTCAGCCCTGACGGGCGGGACGCTTGGCCACTGTTTCTATGCCTCGGATGGTTCTTCGGCGGTGGAAATTGCGCTGAAAATGTCGGCTCACTACTGGCGCAACCACGGCCAGCCGGACAAACACCGGTTTGTCTGCCTCACCGGTAGCTATCACGGCGAAACCCTGGGAACGTTGGGCGTCAGCGATGTCGAGTTGTACAAGGAAGCCTACGGGCCTCTGATGCGCCACGCCATCACCGTGCAATCGCCCGATATCCGCCAGGCCAAGCCTTGGGAAAGCGCCGCCGATTTCACGCACCGGGCAGCGGCGGAATTGGAAGCCGTACTGAAGCTTCAACATGATCAAATCTCCGCCTTGATCGTCGAACCGCTGGTGCAGGGCGCCGGCGGCATGGCCATGTACGATCCCGAGTATTTGCAGCGCGCGCGCGCCTTATGCGACCAATATCGGGTGCATTTGATCGCCGATGAAATCATGGTCGGTTTTGGTCGCACCGGAACGCTGTTCGCTCACGAGCAAGCCAGCATCCGCCCTGATTTCCTCTGTCTGTCCAAAGGACTGACCAGCGGTTATCTGCCGCTGTCCGTGGCGCTGACGACCGACGCCGTGTATGCCGCCTTCTACGACGATGCCGTGACGCGCGGCTTTCTGCATTCCCATTCCTTTACCGGTAATCCGCTGGCCTGCCGGGCGGCGCTGGCGACTCTGGATATTTTCGTCGAGGATCACATCCTTGACCGCAACCGGGCCTTTGCCGAGCAATTCACCGAACTGCTCGCGCCTTTGGCAAATCATCCGCGCGTTCGGCATTTCCGCCAGCGCGGCATGATCTGGGCGCTGGACATCGATACCGATCGACCTGATTTTCGGTTGCGTTTCTATCGCGAGGCGCTGGCGCGGGAGATTTTCCTGCGTCCGCTTGGTACGACCGTGTATTTCATGCCGCCCTACATTCTCGATAATGACGAGGCCGCGCTGCTCGCAGAACGGGCGGTCGCGGCGCTAAACGCGGCGTTGGAATGA